One region of Prosthecobacter dejongeii genomic DNA includes:
- a CDS encoding type I-G CRISPR-associated protein, Cas3-extension family has product MSTHTLQLIGLKGSNSVGYLAALGTLRLLAHHHPDWKPKLSWDLRTEKARLHTSHPLTKAELVESLHTALIGGPTDPSAGLTARELLRTRIEQIEVSLKQAEKDKSLTKTDLKDRKVAFNSEITKLRVRWLEHAAPHLNYGPDTKFKAPEWRAWELQAQATAHEQSFHAATLAALCSSACEDDEGLAEDTAFRTVRGAGHQHFLGIMANQLLSLAPEHITKTLFAPWVYDDPTESLSLRLDPLDDVRYALRWRNPSGDPERKKQGGMIGANALAVTGLALHPVHPRQSGLRTTGFTDIDKATTWTWPLWDIPIDIATTRSLIALAESQEDKPDHCQLSPRGVFRLYRCERFTQGKFRNFTPATAV; this is encoded by the coding sequence ATGAGCACCCACACTCTTCAACTCATCGGCCTCAAAGGCAGCAACAGCGTCGGCTACCTCGCCGCCCTCGGCACCCTCCGCCTCCTCGCCCATCATCATCCCGATTGGAAGCCAAAGCTCTCATGGGACTTACGGACCGAGAAAGCCAGACTACACACCTCACATCCACTCACCAAGGCCGAGCTTGTGGAAAGCCTGCACACCGCCCTCATTGGCGGACCAACTGATCCCAGTGCCGGACTGACTGCGCGCGAACTACTCCGCACCCGCATTGAGCAAATCGAGGTCAGCCTTAAACAAGCCGAGAAAGACAAAAGCCTCACCAAAACCGACCTCAAAGATCGCAAGGTAGCCTTCAATTCCGAGATCACCAAACTACGAGTGCGTTGGCTTGAGCACGCCGCCCCACACCTTAACTACGGTCCTGATACCAAGTTCAAAGCTCCAGAGTGGCGTGCTTGGGAATTGCAAGCTCAAGCCACGGCACATGAGCAATCTTTCCACGCTGCCACCCTAGCCGCCTTATGCAGCAGCGCCTGTGAAGATGACGAAGGCCTCGCCGAAGACACCGCCTTTCGCACCGTGCGTGGTGCAGGCCACCAGCACTTCCTTGGTATCATGGCTAACCAACTTCTTTCCCTCGCCCCGGAGCACATTACCAAGACGCTTTTTGCTCCATGGGTCTACGACGATCCCACTGAATCACTCAGTCTGCGTTTGGATCCCCTTGATGACGTGCGTTACGCCCTTCGCTGGCGCAATCCTAGCGGCGACCCAGAGCGCAAAAAGCAGGGCGGCATGATCGGAGCCAATGCCCTCGCAGTCACTGGGCTTGCACTCCACCCCGTCCATCCTCGCCAATCCGGTCTCCGCACTACGGGCTTCACAGACATTGATAAAGCCACCACTTGGACTTGGCCCTTGTGGGATATTCCCATCGACATTGCCACCACCCGCAGCCTAATCGCCTTAGCAGAAAGCCAAGAAGACAAACCAGATCACTGCCAGCTCTCGCCGCGTGGAGTTTTTCGTCTCTATCGTTGTGAACGCTTCACCCAGGGCAAATTTCGGAACTTCACCCCAGCAACGGCTGTGTAG
- the cas3g gene encoding type I-G CRISPR-associated helicase/endonuclease Cas3g, with product MSALTTDQFSDFFHAVHGVEPFPWQERLMQRVLDAGKGWPQAITLPTASGKTACIDIALFALAAQADLPPGQRTAPRRIAFVVDRRIIVDEASARAEKITAALKPGARDSAIVEAVACRLRALAGDFAEDPLRVVTLRGGVFRDQTWSNNPLQPLVLCSTVDQLGSRLLFRGYGASPGALPIQAGLVGNDMLILLDEAHIAEPFLQTANAIAHYRRYAQDALPAPFRFVVMSATPPEACTDRFPATDEELIPDRQHPTLGKRWSASKPASLVIAEGTKQGDFVEKLAVKLVSEAKTLQKEDRRVIAILVNRVATAQRVAELLKDKPHVLLTGRMRPYDRDRIVAKAESTFHLSTGAAAKNPERGPVFVVATQCLEVGADMDFDGLVTECASLGSLRQRFGRLNRGGRPIQALATIVIRADQNTAPADDKNLDPVYARALPETWTWLNTIPADQLDFGINALQPQLAALEPSEAAKLRLEPRDAPAMLPAHIEAWSQTSPKPHCEPEPSLFLHGKSTNAPEISLCWRLNLAPPSQGNEEALFDHIALCPPAAAECLSVPRWALLQWFATTKDDQAAKALSLDSDDTSKEPDLKLPESDKPLFAVCWRGPLRSNPKHKKQADDNEASSFIITNIRQLDGLKQGDTIILSDHSSALFWLREDIAGKDIPSIHLDLGDYVQHSARARPTLRFHKNLTAHWPKPSTAKDDEPQWPELLQPWLEANSIEPMLEDLAPAKAHFQAILKSLQECAKQSPEHQWLLKACAALHDEIDNQRRLERAIHQPLSPAGFILRSTRRYRLSLDVEDDPTPDDSFSSSRSAQAVLLETHSKDVAKRASQHAKAVGLPETIVRAFHLAGLLHDTGKADPRFQSMLIAGSPGFAPAIDQLLAKSARLPATRRQAEEQRKAAGYPAGGRHELLSTRLAECSPALWQDIEEQDLILHLIASHHGYCRPFAPVINDPHGLNLTVTCKAAQQSLTHVAVSGLERLDSAISERFWRLQNRFGPWGLAWLEALFRLADQQVSAIEQTITQPA from the coding sequence ATGAGCGCCCTTACCACAGACCAGTTCAGCGACTTTTTCCACGCCGTGCATGGCGTGGAGCCTTTTCCGTGGCAAGAGCGCCTCATGCAGCGCGTGCTGGATGCAGGCAAAGGCTGGCCCCAAGCTATCACCCTGCCCACTGCCAGCGGCAAGACCGCCTGCATCGACATCGCCCTGTTCGCACTGGCAGCCCAGGCCGATCTTCCGCCCGGGCAGCGCACCGCCCCACGTCGTATCGCCTTTGTGGTAGATCGTCGCATCATCGTGGATGAAGCCAGCGCTCGTGCAGAAAAGATCACCGCTGCCCTTAAGCCCGGAGCCAGAGACTCAGCCATCGTCGAAGCCGTTGCCTGTCGTTTGCGTGCGCTCGCAGGAGACTTCGCTGAAGACCCTCTCCGTGTCGTCACGCTGCGTGGTGGCGTTTTCCGTGATCAAACTTGGAGCAATAACCCGCTCCAGCCTCTCGTTCTCTGCTCGACGGTTGATCAACTCGGCTCACGGCTGCTCTTTCGTGGCTACGGAGCCAGTCCCGGTGCTCTGCCGATTCAAGCCGGCCTTGTGGGGAATGACATGCTCATCCTTTTGGATGAAGCCCACATCGCTGAGCCGTTCCTCCAGACCGCCAACGCCATCGCTCACTATCGCCGCTACGCTCAGGATGCACTCCCCGCGCCCTTCCGCTTCGTCGTCATGTCCGCCACGCCGCCAGAGGCCTGCACAGACCGTTTTCCAGCTACCGACGAAGAGCTTATCCCAGACCGCCAGCATCCGACCCTCGGCAAACGCTGGTCCGCCAGCAAACCCGCAAGCCTCGTCATCGCAGAAGGAACCAAGCAAGGGGATTTCGTGGAGAAACTTGCCGTCAAGCTCGTCTCTGAAGCCAAAACTCTTCAAAAAGAGGATCGGCGCGTCATCGCCATTCTGGTCAACCGCGTTGCCACCGCACAGAGAGTTGCCGAACTGCTCAAAGATAAACCGCATGTTCTACTCACGGGCCGCATGAGGCCTTACGACCGTGATCGCATCGTTGCCAAAGCGGAGTCCACTTTTCACCTCAGCACAGGTGCCGCTGCCAAAAATCCAGAGCGTGGTCCGGTCTTCGTTGTGGCTACGCAGTGCCTCGAAGTAGGAGCTGACATGGACTTCGACGGGCTTGTCACCGAATGCGCCAGCCTCGGTTCCTTACGCCAGCGTTTTGGCCGCCTCAATCGTGGTGGACGCCCCATCCAGGCACTCGCTACCATTGTTATCCGAGCCGATCAGAACACCGCACCCGCCGACGATAAAAATCTCGACCCCGTCTATGCTCGTGCCCTTCCTGAGACCTGGACTTGGCTAAATACAATCCCAGCAGACCAACTCGACTTCGGTATTAACGCCCTTCAGCCACAGCTAGCTGCTCTCGAACCCTCCGAAGCCGCTAAGCTCCGCCTCGAGCCCCGAGATGCCCCTGCCATGCTCCCTGCCCATATTGAAGCATGGAGCCAAACCAGTCCCAAGCCGCACTGCGAACCCGAGCCTAGCCTTTTCCTTCACGGCAAAAGCACCAATGCTCCCGAGATAAGCCTGTGTTGGAGACTTAACTTAGCACCACCGAGCCAGGGCAACGAAGAGGCCCTTTTTGATCACATCGCCCTTTGCCCTCCCGCGGCCGCCGAGTGCCTCAGCGTCCCACGCTGGGCTCTGCTTCAGTGGTTTGCCACCACGAAAGACGATCAAGCGGCTAAAGCTCTCTCTCTCGATAGCGACGATACCTCCAAAGAACCCGATCTCAAGCTCCCCGAATCAGACAAGCCGTTGTTTGCCGTTTGCTGGCGTGGTCCGCTGCGCAGCAACCCCAAGCACAAAAAACAAGCTGATGACAATGAAGCTTCTAGCTTCATCATTACGAATATACGTCAGCTCGATGGCTTAAAGCAGGGAGACACAATTATCCTCAGCGATCACTCCAGCGCCCTGTTCTGGCTTCGTGAAGACATTGCTGGAAAGGATATCCCCAGCATTCACCTCGATTTAGGGGATTATGTCCAACACAGCGCTCGGGCACGCCCCACTTTGCGGTTTCACAAGAACTTGACTGCTCACTGGCCAAAACCCAGCACTGCCAAGGATGATGAACCACAATGGCCGGAGTTACTCCAGCCTTGGCTCGAAGCCAACTCCATTGAACCAATGCTCGAAGACCTTGCTCCAGCCAAGGCGCATTTCCAAGCCATTCTCAAAAGCCTACAAGAATGCGCAAAACAAAGCCCTGAGCACCAATGGCTGCTCAAAGCCTGTGCCGCCCTGCATGATGAGATCGACAACCAGCGCCGCTTAGAGCGTGCCATTCATCAGCCTCTATCCCCTGCCGGGTTCATCCTCCGCAGCACCCGCCGCTATCGGCTTTCTCTTGATGTAGAAGACGATCCCACTCCCGACGACAGCTTCAGCAGCTCTCGCAGCGCCCAAGCCGTCCTTCTGGAAACACACAGCAAAGATGTAGCCAAGCGCGCCAGCCAACACGCTAAAGCAGTGGGCCTGCCTGAGACCATAGTCCGCGCCTTCCATCTGGCCGGACTGCTGCACGACACCGGCAAGGCCGACCCTCGCTTTCAGTCCATGCTCATCGCAGGCTCTCCAGGCTTTGCACCCGCAATAGACCAGCTTTTAGCCAAGTCCGCCCGCCTTCCAGCAACTCGCCGACAAGCTGAAGAGCAGCGCAAAGCCGCAGGCTATCCCGCAGGCGGACGCCACGAACTCCTGAGCACTCGCCTTGCCGAGTGCAGCCCAGCACTTTGGCAGGACATCGAAGAGCAAGACCTCATCCTTCACCTCATCGCAAGCCACCACGGTTACTGCCGCCCCTTTGCACCAGTCATCAATGACCCACATGGCTTAAACCTTACCGTCACCTGCAAAGCTGCTCAGCAATCACTTACCCATGTCGCAGTCTCTGGTCTTGAACGACTCGACAGCGCCATTAGTGAACGATTTTGGCGACTCCAGAACCGCTTCGGCCCCTGGGGTCTCGCCTGGCTGGAAGCCCTCTTCCGCCTCGCCGACCAGCAAGTCAGCGCGATAGAGCAAACCATCACCCAGCCCGCATGA
- the csb2 gene encoding type I-G CRISPR-associated protein Csb2 translates to MITICVRYLMGRAVATHPSSYKLAEWPPHPDRLYMALVAAWGETHRSPAAQAALHWLEEQPAPELRAVSEIQHRDVVTVFVPTNDAVTPRKVDDKTSNDVIDDGLSVLPEKRGKQPRFFPAVRPLHLVEGIDPTLVAFVWPTDPPPTERSALADLCSRVTYLGHSSSPVECWLTDIVPDQAKSLPLWKPGSTRLTASRLRIPNPGRFDELERLFVQGLRPKPVMWGSYDLDSNRPEQTDSSHHTVFSSDLIVLRQTGGRRFGLESTGQLTRALRDTLMAICPEQPAPEWLSGHSRPGQPTDRPHLSFLPLANVGHNHGDGRIMGFALALPTDLQSPLLHSIFFDDGEPRTLKLVLGKIGEMQLELAESSRPQTLVPELWTQPSKRWATVTPMAFDRHPKGRGEDAYDEIEKMVLQACKHVGLPENIIRSVHIMPVSAHQGSPANRGFPCLQRKSGGNIHHSHVAITFTDEVHGPLMLGAGRYRGYGLFRPLTGAFA, encoded by the coding sequence ATGATCACCATCTGCGTTCGCTACCTCATGGGGCGAGCCGTGGCCACACATCCCAGCAGCTACAAGTTAGCTGAGTGGCCGCCGCACCCTGACCGACTCTATATGGCCCTGGTCGCCGCCTGGGGTGAAACTCATCGCTCGCCCGCAGCTCAGGCTGCCCTCCATTGGCTGGAGGAGCAGCCCGCACCTGAATTGCGAGCTGTTTCTGAGATCCAGCACCGCGATGTCGTAACTGTCTTCGTTCCCACCAACGACGCAGTCACCCCGAGGAAAGTTGATGATAAGACCTCGAACGATGTCATCGACGATGGCCTCTCCGTCCTTCCTGAAAAACGTGGTAAGCAGCCTCGTTTCTTCCCTGCTGTGCGGCCATTGCACTTAGTTGAGGGCATAGATCCAACTCTTGTTGCCTTCGTCTGGCCAACCGATCCTCCTCCCACCGAGCGCAGCGCTCTAGCCGATCTTTGCAGCCGGGTCACCTACTTGGGCCACTCCTCATCGCCCGTCGAGTGCTGGCTAACAGACATAGTGCCTGACCAAGCTAAAAGCCTGCCCCTTTGGAAGCCCGGTTCCACTCGTCTCACGGCAAGCCGCCTCCGCATCCCAAATCCGGGACGATTTGATGAGCTTGAACGCCTTTTCGTTCAAGGTCTCCGGCCCAAGCCTGTTATGTGGGGCTCCTATGACTTAGACTCTAACCGGCCAGAGCAGACCGATTCCAGCCACCACACCGTTTTTTCCTCTGATCTCATTGTGCTTCGCCAGACTGGGGGACGCCGCTTTGGCCTCGAGAGCACAGGCCAGCTCACCCGAGCCCTGCGAGATACCCTCATGGCCATCTGTCCTGAACAGCCCGCGCCGGAGTGGCTCTCGGGCCATAGTCGGCCTGGCCAACCCACTGACCGCCCCCATCTCTCCTTCCTACCTTTGGCAAACGTCGGTCACAATCATGGTGATGGCCGCATTATGGGTTTCGCCCTCGCTCTGCCTACAGACCTGCAAAGTCCTCTTCTCCATTCCATTTTTTTTGACGATGGCGAGCCACGCACACTGAAGCTCGTCCTCGGGAAAATTGGTGAAATGCAGCTAGAACTTGCCGAATCCTCCCGTCCGCAGACTCTGGTTCCAGAGCTTTGGACTCAACCCAGCAAACGTTGGGCCACCGTCACCCCTATGGCCTTTGATCGTCATCCAAAGGGACGAGGTGAAGATGCCTACGACGAAATCGAGAAAATGGTTTTGCAAGCCTGCAAACATGTCGGCCTGCCGGAGAACATCATTCGCTCCGTCCACATCATGCCTGTCTCCGCCCATCAGGGCAGCCCTGCAAATCGCGGCTTTCCCTGCCTTCAGCGTAAATCAGGGGGCAACATTCATCACAGCCATGTTGCCATCACCTTCACGGATGAAGTGCATGGCCCCCTCATGCTGGGCGCAGGCCGGTATCGTGGTTATGGCCTATTTCGACCCCTCACCGGAGCCTTTGCATGA
- the cas7g gene encoding type I-G CRISPR-associated RAMP protein Csb1/Cas7g, translated as MSIPRTVLTLDILKAAITDGASAIRTRITYEPAAGNGTKVFPPTYEGGKYALEGHNKEAGTASRVLLDSVQAQANRMELALLEAKRRGQLSLPVITTKIEGEGLLKQFSVSSLEAPHRIADALLRDSITNKGVKFREADVGKSLDSVDLKNATALLKYCPTALVFGVWDSTGPKGGLGAKFPRALVSELVAHTVQLGVKTSSRIDPAEIRKDAAIIYAAANGGWTFEEKESLKERGKPVLLGKDGKPSEANHGNVVPSITEGGVIFEKAEQTVVLSLTALRRLCFPLEAGAASDIATDDKARTLLAALGLCASVLAAEQNSDLRSRCQLYAAETPSWEILTAGQPAKSFTLTRKQAIDLFASALAEAKAAKLPWHEAEIELQASPQLVELIRRSQALSAKSTTEP; from the coding sequence ATGAGCATACCACGCACAGTCTTAACTCTAGACATTCTTAAGGCTGCCATTACTGATGGAGCCTCGGCAATCCGCACTCGAATCACCTATGAGCCTGCTGCTGGCAATGGCACTAAGGTTTTCCCACCGACCTATGAAGGTGGGAAATATGCGCTAGAAGGACACAATAAAGAAGCTGGCACCGCATCTCGTGTGCTTCTGGATTCCGTTCAGGCTCAAGCCAACCGTATGGAGCTTGCCCTACTTGAGGCGAAGCGGCGAGGCCAACTTTCTTTACCAGTCATCACCACCAAAATTGAGGGCGAAGGGTTATTAAAGCAATTTAGCGTTTCTAGTCTTGAGGCTCCGCATCGTATTGCCGACGCATTGCTGCGCGACAGCATCACCAATAAAGGAGTGAAGTTTCGTGAAGCCGATGTCGGTAAGAGTCTCGACAGCGTTGACCTCAAGAACGCCACAGCCTTGCTCAAGTACTGCCCCACCGCGCTTGTTTTTGGGGTGTGGGACAGCACCGGGCCAAAAGGAGGCTTAGGTGCCAAGTTTCCAAGGGCTTTGGTCTCAGAATTAGTAGCGCACACCGTTCAACTTGGAGTCAAGACGAGTAGCCGTATCGACCCGGCTGAGATTAGGAAGGACGCCGCCATTATCTACGCCGCAGCAAACGGAGGGTGGACCTTTGAAGAAAAGGAATCACTCAAAGAAAGAGGCAAGCCGGTGCTTCTTGGCAAAGATGGCAAGCCTTCCGAGGCCAATCACGGGAATGTCGTGCCCTCCATAACCGAGGGAGGCGTAATCTTCGAAAAAGCCGAACAAACTGTAGTCTTGTCTCTCACTGCCCTGCGCCGCCTTTGTTTCCCTCTAGAGGCAGGCGCGGCCTCTGACATCGCTACCGATGACAAGGCCCGCACACTTCTAGCAGCGCTTGGCCTTTGTGCTTCCGTACTTGCAGCCGAGCAAAACTCCGACCTTCGTTCCCGCTGTCAGCTCTATGCCGCCGAAACGCCCTCTTGGGAAATTCTTACTGCAGGACAGCCAGCGAAGTCTTTCACCCTCACTCGAAAGCAAGCCATCGATCTATTCGCTTCCGCTCTGGCAGAGGCGAAAGCCGCTAAGCTTCCTTGGCATGAAGCTGAAATCGAGCTGCAAGCCTCCCCCCAGCTAGTGGAACTCATTCGTCGCAGTCAGGCGCTTTCCGCTAAATCCACTACTGAGCCATGA
- the trpA gene encoding tryptophan synthase subunit alpha, which translates to MSAFSNRLDRRFAELRSSGKRAFVAYIAAGDPTLEATVEMVLALERAGVDVVELGVPFSDPLADGVVNQMAADRALKAGATFPKVLEMIRVLRTRSQIPLVLFTYLNPIYTYGYECFHTDAVAAGVDGVLVLDLPPEEALQNAELRPTPELAHIQLIAPTSPPERIELIARNAEGFIYYVSRLGVTGAQVEVATGIAEQVAVIKQFTEVPVCVGFGVSNPEQAATVASMADGVVVGSAIVKLIEREGAAADLADQVEVFVRPLVAAVKGLV; encoded by the coding sequence ATGTCTGCTTTTTCTAACCGCCTTGACCGTCGTTTTGCTGAGCTCCGTTCTTCTGGGAAGCGCGCCTTTGTGGCGTATATCGCTGCGGGGGATCCGACGCTGGAAGCGACGGTGGAGATGGTGCTGGCGCTGGAGCGGGCGGGGGTGGATGTGGTGGAGCTGGGGGTGCCGTTTTCGGATCCGCTGGCGGATGGGGTGGTGAACCAGATGGCGGCGGACCGTGCGCTGAAGGCGGGGGCGACTTTCCCGAAGGTGCTGGAGATGATCCGGGTGCTGAGGACGAGATCGCAGATCCCGCTGGTGCTGTTTACTTACCTGAACCCGATCTATACGTATGGGTATGAGTGCTTTCACACGGATGCGGTGGCGGCGGGTGTGGATGGGGTGCTGGTGCTGGATCTGCCGCCGGAGGAGGCGCTGCAGAATGCGGAGCTGAGGCCGACGCCGGAGCTGGCCCATATTCAGTTGATCGCGCCGACGTCGCCGCCGGAGCGGATCGAGCTGATCGCGCGGAATGCGGAGGGTTTTATTTACTATGTTTCGCGCCTGGGGGTGACGGGGGCGCAGGTGGAGGTGGCGACGGGGATCGCGGAGCAGGTGGCTGTGATCAAGCAGTTTACGGAGGTGCCGGTGTGTGTGGGCTTTGGGGTGTCTAACCCGGAGCAGGCGGCGACGGTGGCGAGTATGGCGGATGGGGTGGTGGTGGGGAGTGCGATCGTGAAGCTGATCGAGCGGGAGGGGGCGGCGGCGGATCTGGCTGACCAGGTGGAGGTGTTTGTGCGGCCTTTGGTGGCGGCGGTGAAGGGGCTGGTGTGA
- the dapF gene encoding diaminopimelate epimerase: protein MTLNFWKMNGAGNDFVMLDNRDLSLVLSGEVIARLCDRHRGIGADGLLCVEPAREGGDFRMRYYNADGGEAEMCGNGARCFGRFVNRLHEDGLTRVRFETLAGMISAEFEGDQVRINMSAPHGLTLGAVLPVGGEVLTVHSVNTGVPHAVVFVEDLEGVPVREWGAGLRYHEAFQPRGTNANFAKVVAPGSIAIRTYERGVEDETLACGTGMVACALIHHELTGAASPVSVLVKGGDTLRVGFTEVAPHEYSDVTLFGPADFVFQGSVTL, encoded by the coding sequence ATGACTCTGAATTTTTGGAAGATGAATGGGGCGGGCAATGATTTTGTCATGCTGGACAATCGGGATTTGTCTCTGGTGCTTTCGGGGGAGGTGATTGCGCGGCTGTGTGATCGGCATCGGGGGATCGGTGCGGATGGGCTGCTGTGTGTGGAGCCGGCGAGGGAGGGGGGGGATTTTAGGATGCGCTATTACAATGCGGATGGGGGGGAGGCGGAGATGTGTGGGAATGGGGCGCGGTGTTTTGGCCGGTTTGTGAATCGGCTGCATGAGGATGGGCTGACGCGGGTGCGCTTTGAGACGCTGGCGGGGATGATTTCGGCGGAGTTTGAGGGGGACCAGGTGCGGATCAATATGAGTGCGCCGCATGGGCTGACGCTGGGGGCGGTGCTGCCGGTGGGGGGGGAGGTGCTGACGGTGCACTCTGTGAATACGGGGGTGCCGCATGCGGTGGTGTTTGTGGAGGATCTGGAGGGGGTGCCTGTGCGTGAGTGGGGGGCGGGGCTGCGCTACCATGAGGCGTTTCAGCCGCGGGGGACGAATGCGAATTTTGCGAAGGTGGTGGCGCCGGGGAGCATTGCGATCCGGACGTATGAGCGCGGGGTGGAGGATGAGACGCTGGCGTGTGGGACGGGTATGGTGGCGTGTGCTTTGATCCACCACGAGCTGACGGGGGCTGCGAGCCCGGTGAGTGTCTTGGTCAAGGGGGGGGATACGCTGCGGGTGGGCTTTACGGAGGTGGCTCCGCATGAATATTCTGATGTGACGCTTTTTGGCCCGGCGGATTTTGTTTTCCAAGGCTCTGTTACTCTCTAA
- the dapA gene encoding 4-hydroxy-tetrahydrodipicolinate synthase: MFAGTHTAIVTPFLNGQLDEDALKKLIDFQFDHGVSGVVPCGTTGESPTLDYDEHERVVKLTVEFARGRGVVMAGTGSNSTREAIELTQEAEAAGANASLQVAPYYNKPTPEGLYQHFKAIADNTKLPIMLYSIPGRCGIEIGLDVVVRLAESCPNIRAIKEAGGNPERVSQMKQVLPADFEILSGDDGLTLPFMSVGGVGVVSVASNLIPQQISDLVKLALKGDFAGALAIHQQYYPLFAAFLKLATNPIPIKTAMALAGHCTNELRLPLVPMEEAKTEELRATLTKLGLV, translated from the coding sequence ATGTTCGCAGGAACCCATACCGCTATTGTTACCCCTTTTCTCAACGGTCAGCTCGATGAGGATGCGCTGAAGAAGCTGATCGATTTTCAATTCGACCATGGTGTGTCGGGCGTGGTGCCGTGTGGTACGACGGGGGAGTCACCGACGCTGGACTATGATGAGCATGAGCGTGTGGTGAAGCTGACGGTGGAGTTTGCTAGGGGCCGGGGTGTGGTGATGGCGGGCACGGGATCTAACAGCACGCGGGAGGCGATCGAGCTGACGCAGGAGGCGGAGGCTGCGGGGGCGAATGCGTCTCTGCAGGTGGCGCCGTATTACAATAAGCCGACGCCGGAGGGGCTGTACCAGCATTTTAAGGCGATCGCGGATAATACGAAGTTGCCGATCATGCTGTATAGCATCCCGGGGCGATGCGGGATCGAGATCGGGCTGGATGTGGTGGTGCGGCTGGCGGAGAGCTGCCCGAACATTCGTGCGATCAAGGAGGCTGGGGGGAACCCTGAGCGGGTGAGCCAGATGAAGCAGGTGCTGCCGGCGGATTTTGAGATTCTTTCTGGGGATGATGGTCTGACGCTGCCGTTTATGTCGGTGGGTGGGGTGGGGGTGGTGAGTGTGGCCTCGAACCTGATCCCGCAGCAGATCAGTGATCTGGTGAAGCTGGCGCTGAAGGGTGACTTTGCGGGAGCGCTGGCTATCCATCAACAGTATTACCCTCTGTTTGCGGCTTTCCTGAAGCTGGCGACGAATCCGATCCCAATCAAGACGGCGATGGCGCTGGCTGGGCATTGCACGAATGAGCTGCGCCTGCCGCTGGTGCCGATGGAGGAGGCGAAGACGGAGGAGCTGCGCGCGACTCTGACGAAGCTGGGGCTGGTCTAA
- a CDS encoding alpha/beta fold hydrolase: MADHTFRLSTGRTLGYALHGDPKGTPCFYFHGWPSARIQGALMDEAGKKYGLRFISPDRPGIGLSDFHEGRELKDWPPLLTELADHLALDQFHILGWSGGGPYVLVTTLHMPQRLLSATIICGAPPLTFLGYEHMFWLYRMMIRLRHAFPTVLGIILRLGEKIARGHPDQAPLKWLMKMLGRADRAVLKDPIVFEKVRAGMLEALRRGPKAVIADADIYLSEWGFEVGSIGYPIHFWHGKQDRNIDWRYTEKLASIMPHTTTEWLAEEGHYSLPVTHLDAILEKALAQPKPPASCHISH; the protein is encoded by the coding sequence ATGGCTGACCATACTTTTCGATTGTCCACAGGACGCACGTTAGGCTATGCCCTGCATGGTGACCCTAAGGGCACCCCTTGCTTTTACTTTCACGGCTGGCCCAGCGCGCGCATTCAGGGAGCTTTGATGGATGAAGCGGGCAAAAAATACGGCCTGCGCTTTATTTCCCCAGATCGCCCAGGCATTGGGCTTTCCGACTTCCATGAAGGACGCGAACTCAAAGACTGGCCCCCACTCCTAACGGAGCTCGCAGACCATCTCGCCCTAGATCAATTCCACATCCTCGGCTGGTCCGGCGGCGGCCCCTACGTCCTCGTCACCACCCTCCACATGCCTCAGCGCCTCTTGAGCGCCACCATCATCTGCGGTGCCCCCCCGCTCACCTTCCTGGGCTACGAGCACATGTTTTGGCTATACCGCATGATGATCCGCCTGCGCCATGCCTTCCCCACCGTCCTCGGCATCATCCTGCGTTTGGGCGAAAAAATAGCCCGTGGCCACCCCGATCAAGCCCCACTCAAATGGCTCATGAAAATGCTCGGCCGCGCAGACCGTGCCGTTTTAAAAGACCCCATCGTCTTTGAAAAAGTACGCGCAGGTATGCTCGAGGCCCTTCGTCGTGGCCCCAAAGCCGTCATTGCCGATGCCGATATCTACCTCTCCGAATGGGGTTTCGAAGTCGGCTCCATCGGTTACCCCATCCACTTCTGGCATGGCAAACAAGACCGTAACATCGACTGGCGCTACACCGAAAAACTCGCCAGCATCATGCCCCACACCACCACCGAATGGCTCGCCGAGGAAGGCCACTACTCCCTCCCCGTCACCCACCTAGACGCCATTTTGGAAAAAGCCCTCGCCCAGCCAAAACCGCCCGCTTCATGCCACATCAGCCATTGA